Proteins found in one Terribacillus sp. DMT04 genomic segment:
- a CDS encoding cupin domain-containing protein, producing the protein MFYSNYYPWQPASVNYKRQQWPYAAHDYGNSPYVINIEQATAQNPLYRTALWTGKHLQLTVMTILPGEDIGLEKHPNTDQFLRVESGHGLVQMGTKREHLDYQQYVQDDYAILVPAGMWHNLTNTGHTPLKLYTIYAPPEHPYGTTHPTKQDAIAAE; encoded by the coding sequence ATGTTTTACAGCAATTATTATCCTTGGCAGCCTGCTTCTGTTAATTATAAGCGACAGCAATGGCCGTACGCTGCACATGATTATGGTAATTCACCATATGTTATCAATATTGAACAAGCAACTGCACAAAACCCTCTCTATCGAACAGCCTTATGGACAGGAAAACACTTGCAATTAACAGTGATGACCATCCTCCCTGGTGAAGATATCGGTTTGGAAAAGCACCCAAATACCGACCAATTTCTTCGTGTCGAATCTGGTCATGGACTCGTTCAGATGGGAACAAAAAGAGAGCACTTGGATTATCAGCAATATGTCCAAGATGACTACGCTATTCTTGTCCCTGCCGGCATGTGGCACAATCTAACCAATACTGGTCATACGCCGTTAAAACTTTACACGATTTACGCGCCGCCAGAGCATCCCTATGGAACGACTCATCCTACCAAACAAGACGCCATAGCTGCTGAATAA
- a CDS encoding rhamnogalacturonan lyase: MEYLDRGAVAVETEDGIFLSWRFLGNDKKKTSFHIYRDGKKITRKPVKHGTNYLDEAGTADSVYRVEAIGKGADQDDIKVWQNNQLHIPLQKPADGKTPDGKSYTYNANDASVGDLDGDGEWEIILKWDPSNAQDNSRSGYTGNVFIDAYEMDGTHKWRIDLGHNIRAGAHYTQMLVYDFDGNGKSELVVKTADGTTDAKGKVIGDKNADYRNSSGYILEGPEYLSVFEGNTGKLKETVNYEPARGNICDWGDCYGNRGDRFLAGVAYLDGKTPSIIEARGYYEKTTIAAYTYKDGKLNKQWLFNSETDGNEAYAQQGNHNLSIADVDADGKDEIIYGSMALDHDGTGLYSTGLGHGDAMHVSDLDPSRPGLEVFQVHESSPNKAGIELHDARTGELLWGIPTNRDIGRGLSADIDPRYPGAEMWAVDGAWNSPTGGLYAASGEKISTNIPPANFAIWWDGDLSREILDHTFDESIQTGTGLIGKWNPKTEKVDTLLDAEGTYSNNGTKGTPTLQADLIGDWREEAIWRTEDSSALVLYTTTDMTEQRLPTLMHDPVYRLGVAWQNVAYNQPPHTSYFLGNNMKQPEMPRIEVVKAK; this comes from the coding sequence ATGGAGTATTTGGATCGAGGCGCTGTTGCTGTCGAAACAGAGGACGGTATCTTTTTAAGCTGGCGATTCCTCGGCAACGACAAGAAAAAGACTTCATTCCATATTTACCGTGATGGGAAGAAAATCACAAGAAAACCAGTGAAACATGGCACGAACTACTTAGATGAAGCCGGCACCGCGGACAGCGTTTACCGAGTAGAAGCTATCGGAAAAGGTGCGGACCAAGATGACATCAAAGTGTGGCAGAACAATCAGTTGCACATCCCGCTTCAAAAACCAGCTGATGGCAAAACACCAGATGGGAAGTCCTATACGTATAATGCCAATGATGCAAGTGTCGGCGATCTGGATGGTGACGGAGAATGGGAAATTATTTTGAAATGGGATCCATCTAACGCCCAAGATAACTCACGATCCGGCTATACAGGAAATGTATTTATTGATGCTTATGAAATGGATGGTACTCATAAATGGCGTATTGACCTCGGTCATAACATTCGTGCAGGTGCCCATTACACACAAATGCTCGTCTATGATTTTGATGGCAACGGCAAATCAGAATTAGTTGTAAAAACAGCAGACGGCACGACGGACGCAAAAGGAAAAGTCATTGGCGATAAAAATGCAGATTACCGTAACAGCTCCGGCTATATTCTCGAAGGACCTGAGTATTTAAGTGTTTTTGAAGGGAATACAGGTAAACTGAAAGAAACCGTGAATTATGAACCAGCCCGCGGCAATATTTGCGACTGGGGTGACTGTTACGGAAACCGCGGTGATCGATTCTTAGCCGGCGTTGCGTATTTGGACGGCAAAACACCGAGTATCATTGAAGCCCGAGGCTATTATGAAAAAACAACGATTGCAGCTTACACCTATAAAGATGGCAAGCTAAACAAGCAATGGCTGTTTAATAGTGAGACCGACGGTAATGAAGCATATGCACAACAAGGGAATCATAACTTGAGCATCGCGGATGTCGATGCAGATGGAAAAGATGAAATCATTTATGGCTCCATGGCGCTTGACCATGACGGTACAGGCCTTTACTCGACAGGACTCGGACATGGTGATGCTATGCATGTGAGTGATTTAGATCCAAGTCGTCCTGGCTTAGAGGTTTTCCAAGTGCATGAGTCTTCTCCTAATAAAGCCGGCATTGAATTACATGATGCCCGTACTGGCGAACTGCTGTGGGGGATTCCGACAAACAGAGACATCGGCCGCGGTCTCTCTGCTGATATTGACCCACGCTATCCTGGGGCTGAAATGTGGGCCGTTGACGGTGCGTGGAACAGTCCGACAGGCGGACTATATGCAGCTTCAGGTGAGAAAATCTCAACTAATATTCCTCCAGCCAATTTTGCTATATGGTGGGACGGCGACCTGTCTCGGGAAATCCTAGACCACACTTTTGACGAATCTATCCAAACAGGCACAGGATTGATCGGTAAGTGGAATCCGAAAACCGAGAAAGTTGATACATTGCTGGATGCTGAAGGCACGTACTCTAACAACGGCACAAAAGGAACTCCTACCCTGCAAGCAGATTTGATTGGTGATTGGCGGGAAGAAGCAATTTGGCGAACAGAAGATAGCAGCGCACTTGTGCTATACACCACAACTGACATGACGGAACAAAGACTGCCAACACTGATGCATGACCCTGTGTATCGATTAGGCGTTGCATGGCAGAACGTTGCCTATAACCAGCCGCCACACACAAGTTATTTCTTGGGAAATAATATGAAACAGCCCGAAATGCCTCGAATCGAGGTTGTAAAAGCTAAATAA
- a CDS encoding M20/M25/M40 family metallo-hydrolase, translating into MDTARMKDYIQTNKQQFLDQLFTLLRQRSISTQNDGIAECAALLQGMMQEIGIDTKILPTAGHPVVYGELIQDPNAFTLLIYGHYDVQPPEPYEAWESPPFEPEIRNGKIYARGVGDNKGQLMAQLFGVKSYQETVGNLPINIKFVFEGEEEKGSTNLAAFVEEHKELLQADLVYTSDGPSHNSTSPLVLLGVRGMLSIEFHAKGADRDNHSGNTGNIVPNPAWKLIELMHTMRDANGHVKVEGFYDNIRAFTPYEEQLLMKLPYDKDSLGKKIGYPALSMNGLSYYQKMTGEPTFNIYGMESGYTGEGTKTIIPSTAKIKMDIRLVVDQDPLAILEKIKKHVETYAPDVEVNYLGSMQPSRTKAELPIVQKVVSAVEAAYQTEPLIQPSMGGSLPDYVWTKILGLPSVIVPYANFDQHNHSPNENLDVEYFLNGICCTASVIHTLGKTDI; encoded by the coding sequence ATGGATACTGCCAGAATGAAAGACTATATTCAAACAAATAAACAGCAATTTTTGGATCAGCTTTTTACCCTTCTTCGCCAGCGGAGTATTAGTACACAAAATGATGGGATAGCAGAATGCGCAGCTCTCCTGCAAGGAATGATGCAGGAAATTGGCATTGATACAAAGATTCTTCCAACAGCCGGTCATCCCGTCGTCTATGGGGAATTAATACAAGATCCGAATGCTTTCACCCTGCTCATTTACGGTCACTATGATGTACAGCCGCCAGAACCTTATGAAGCATGGGAATCTCCCCCCTTCGAGCCTGAAATACGCAATGGCAAAATTTATGCACGTGGTGTCGGTGATAATAAAGGCCAGCTGATGGCACAGCTTTTTGGCGTGAAAAGCTACCAGGAAACGGTCGGGAACTTGCCAATTAATATTAAGTTTGTCTTTGAGGGTGAAGAAGAAAAAGGAAGCACCAATCTTGCTGCATTTGTGGAGGAACACAAAGAACTGCTGCAGGCTGATCTTGTTTACACATCTGACGGCCCATCTCATAACAGCACCTCTCCGCTAGTACTGCTTGGCGTACGAGGAATGCTCTCTATTGAATTCCACGCGAAAGGTGCTGATCGCGATAACCATTCTGGTAATACAGGGAATATCGTGCCGAATCCTGCCTGGAAGCTGATTGAGCTCATGCACACGATGCGCGATGCAAACGGTCACGTGAAAGTCGAAGGATTTTATGATAATATACGAGCTTTCACACCTTATGAAGAACAACTGCTCATGAAACTGCCTTATGACAAGGATTCATTAGGAAAGAAAATTGGCTATCCAGCGCTTTCCATGAACGGACTCTCTTATTATCAGAAGATGACTGGTGAACCGACATTTAATATTTATGGAATGGAAAGCGGTTATACAGGTGAAGGAACGAAAACGATCATACCATCTACTGCAAAAATCAAAATGGATATTCGGCTCGTTGTCGATCAAGATCCGCTTGCTATCTTGGAAAAAATTAAAAAGCATGTTGAAACATATGCACCAGATGTAGAAGTCAACTATCTTGGCAGCATGCAGCCTTCCCGCACAAAGGCCGAGCTGCCAATCGTCCAAAAAGTCGTCAGTGCTGTGGAGGCAGCTTATCAAACAGAGCCGCTCATCCAGCCAAGCATGGGCGGATCACTCCCCGATTATGTATGGACGAAAATACTCGGTCTTCCATCTGTTATTGTTCCTTACGCGAATTTTGACCAGCACAATCATTCACCGAATGAGAATCTGGATGTCGAATACTTCTTGAATGGTATTTGCTGCACCGCCTCTGTCATCCATACGTTAGGCAAGACGGACATATAA
- a CDS encoding GGDEF domain-containing protein, giving the protein MGIMQAFTLPPATKENKQKLRELILQENWKRTKLFAVIIMFFEAILTIMQLPEGWDFYIVMYIGLFLAAGIYLIVGNLMERKHASIRSRMQFMHFFVFLFLVWGTMITLQDQLHYGHVMAFVVNYMCVSALFLTERKRYILIALPSVALLYVGLPIYQVEAGMLFGHYVNVSVFIFFCWLASQLLYNGFAANFYNKLLLTDMNKALEVQIQQNEVMNDKLKKQATMDELTGILNRRGFQSYIYTMLADGSKRELSLFLLDVDAFKSYNDHYGHLRGDEVLRSIAQSVHQEAAIPTAGWARYGGEEFVLAIFDHPDEKLKETAEAIRRSVISLHIDHAYSPAAENVTVSIGVYSASISDYEQLSHFLGQADEALYEAKRAGRNTVKHKEELSGSYA; this is encoded by the coding sequence ATGGGGATTATGCAAGCCTTTACGCTGCCGCCTGCCACAAAGGAAAACAAGCAGAAACTTCGTGAGTTGATTCTGCAAGAGAACTGGAAGCGGACAAAACTATTTGCCGTCATCATTATGTTCTTTGAAGCGATTTTGACGATCATGCAGCTGCCTGAAGGGTGGGACTTTTATATAGTAATGTATATTGGTCTTTTTCTCGCGGCTGGTATATATTTAATCGTTGGAAATCTAATGGAAAGAAAACACGCTTCTATACGGAGCCGAATGCAGTTCATGCATTTCTTTGTGTTTCTGTTTCTCGTATGGGGAACGATGATTACCTTACAAGATCAGCTGCATTACGGGCACGTGATGGCATTTGTAGTTAATTACATGTGCGTTTCTGCTTTGTTTTTGACCGAGCGAAAGCGGTATATATTGATTGCTTTGCCAAGTGTGGCGCTGCTTTACGTTGGGCTGCCTATTTATCAGGTTGAAGCCGGTATGCTGTTTGGTCACTACGTCAATGTCAGTGTGTTTATTTTCTTTTGCTGGCTTGCATCACAGCTCCTTTATAACGGGTTTGCGGCAAATTTTTATAATAAGCTGCTGCTTACCGATATGAATAAAGCACTGGAGGTACAGATTCAGCAAAACGAGGTTATGAATGACAAGCTGAAGAAACAAGCCACGATGGATGAATTGACAGGTATCTTAAACAGAAGAGGTTTCCAAAGTTATATTTATACTATGTTGGCAGACGGGTCAAAAAGAGAGCTGTCACTATTCCTGCTTGATGTGGATGCTTTTAAATCGTATAACGATCATTATGGACATCTGCGCGGGGATGAGGTGCTGCGGTCAATCGCGCAAAGTGTGCATCAAGAGGCTGCTATTCCAACAGCAGGCTGGGCTAGATATGGCGGTGAGGAATTTGTACTGGCCATCTTTGATCATCCCGATGAGAAGCTAAAGGAGACTGCTGAAGCGATTCGCCGGTCTGTTATTTCCTTACATATTGACCATGCCTATTCTCCAGCAGCGGAGAACGTTACGGTGAGCATTGGCGTCTACAGCGCATCTATATCGGATTATGAGCAGCTATCTCACTTTCTTGGACAAGCTGATGAAGCTTTATATGAAGCAAAGCGTGCTGGACGAAATACAGTCAAGCACAAAGAAGAGCTAAGCGGATCATATGCTTAG
- a CDS encoding LysR family transcriptional regulator, whose product MNRDGLESFLAVVANKSISKASKALHITQPTLSTRIRKLEEELEFVLLNRSWGGIELTEEGHFFLPYAVELLGDLQDAAFALTGDNKISNQLLSRIANSKNELRIGINIWLAPVFNHVIIPYMQTHFPHNSFKFITRPTNVLKKLMEYESIHFSIHFENLAKTSYLCEQLLQDEVVFLCHKNDTSLLDSKLANASKLDKKFIVFEHAALTNNLEKVSSVLNKLQDSDYQMVDDVQNMLAFVQSGYGFTMLPRSILYHMNFPRMANIAITPIEDIDLTAPVCFAYREDSHFQEVIGQLKQELQRYVKVMYKEEELSI is encoded by the coding sequence ATGAATAGAGACGGATTGGAGTCCTTTTTAGCAGTTGTCGCTAATAAAAGTATATCCAAAGCATCAAAAGCTTTACATATTACGCAGCCAACTTTGAGTACAAGAATTCGGAAACTGGAAGAAGAACTTGAGTTTGTCTTATTAAATCGGAGTTGGGGCGGTATTGAACTTACCGAAGAAGGACACTTTTTCCTTCCTTATGCAGTTGAACTATTAGGAGATTTGCAGGATGCAGCGTTTGCTCTAACTGGAGACAATAAGATTAGCAATCAGCTTCTTAGCCGTATCGCCAACAGTAAAAACGAACTGCGCATCGGCATTAACATTTGGCTGGCGCCTGTGTTCAACCATGTCATTATCCCGTATATGCAAACTCATTTTCCGCATAATTCGTTCAAGTTTATTACAAGGCCTACCAATGTATTGAAGAAGCTAATGGAGTACGAGAGCATTCACTTTTCCATTCATTTCGAGAACTTAGCGAAGACGTCTTATTTATGTGAGCAACTTCTTCAAGATGAAGTGGTTTTCCTTTGTCATAAAAATGATACCTCACTTCTGGATAGCAAACTAGCAAATGCCAGCAAGCTCGATAAAAAATTCATAGTCTTCGAGCACGCTGCACTGACAAACAATTTGGAGAAGGTCAGTTCCGTACTTAACAAATTGCAGGATTCCGATTATCAGATGGTAGATGACGTACAGAATATGCTGGCGTTTGTCCAAAGCGGATACGGCTTCACGATGTTACCTCGGTCTATTCTTTACCATATGAATTTCCCCAGAATGGCTAATATTGCGATAACACCTATAGAAGATATCGACCTCACAGCCCCTGTCTGCTTTGCGTATCGGGAAGACAGCCACTTTCAAGAGGTCATTGGCCAACTCAAACAGGAATTGCAGCGCTATGTAAAAGTGATGTACAAAGAAGAAGAGCTAAGCATATGA
- a CDS encoding RluA family pseudouridine synthase, producing the protein MKNKRPRTRGFQPAKPKEYNVTEAEELLPFLIKVVNKSRNSVKSILSRGQVAIDGRVSTQFNDKLQPGQKVTIRTDMVTEAPPMSGITILHEDDAIIVIEKASGLLSIASDNEKSNTAYRQLSDYVKAQHSDNKIFVVHRLDRDTSGVMVFARSEEIKQKMQQEWTTTKERAYVALVEGSVSKPEGTITSWLKETSTHKMFSSKYENDGQKAITHYKVVQGNNNFTLMELSLDTGRKNQIRVHMHDIGHPIAGDRKYGAGDRSIKRLCLHARKLNFSHPVTGLALRFVTDIPNLFKSKSR; encoded by the coding sequence ATGAAAAATAAACGACCGCGTACTCGTGGGTTCCAGCCTGCGAAGCCGAAAGAATATAATGTAACAGAAGCGGAAGAGCTATTGCCTTTTTTGATCAAAGTCGTAAATAAAAGCCGAAACTCCGTTAAATCTATCTTATCAAGAGGACAGGTAGCCATTGACGGCCGTGTTTCTACACAGTTTAATGACAAACTTCAGCCGGGGCAGAAAGTAACCATCCGGACCGATATGGTAACCGAAGCCCCGCCAATGTCAGGTATTACGATTCTTCATGAAGATGATGCCATTATTGTTATTGAAAAAGCTTCCGGATTGCTTTCTATTGCTTCCGATAATGAAAAGTCGAATACAGCTTATCGTCAGCTGTCTGACTATGTGAAAGCACAGCACAGTGACAATAAGATCTTTGTCGTTCACCGTTTGGATCGGGATACATCTGGCGTTATGGTTTTCGCCAGATCGGAAGAAATCAAACAAAAAATGCAGCAAGAATGGACAACTACAAAAGAGCGAGCTTATGTAGCGCTTGTTGAAGGAAGTGTATCCAAGCCAGAAGGCACGATCACTTCGTGGCTGAAGGAAACGAGCACGCATAAGATGTTTTCCAGCAAGTACGAGAATGATGGACAAAAGGCGATCACGCATTATAAAGTTGTGCAAGGAAATAACAACTTTACCCTAATGGAGCTCAGTCTGGACACAGGACGGAAAAACCAAATTCGTGTTCATATGCATGACATCGGTCACCCAATCGCAGGAGATCGAAAATATGGAGCGGGTGATCGCTCGATAAAACGGCTTTGCCTGCACGCGCGCAAGCTGAACTTCAGCCATCCGGTTACAGGGCTAGCACTTCGATTTGTGACGGACATTCCCAATCTATTCAAATCTAAATCAAGATAA
- a CDS encoding SdpI family protein: MLILICGIGAIIGSFMLRASAHDHINKVFGYRTKRSMKNRVLWEISQVYAAKIMLFTGIANSFIGGLIVIVTRFFPYKNEYYLFFELLWVIGMWSSVFALTEKKLKEAEKESYRA, encoded by the coding sequence ATGTTGATTCTAATTTGCGGAATTGGAGCGATAATCGGCAGTTTTATGCTTCGAGCTTCTGCACATGATCACATAAATAAGGTGTTTGGTTATCGGACAAAACGTTCAATGAAGAACCGAGTATTGTGGGAGATTTCGCAAGTATATGCAGCTAAAATCATGTTGTTTACCGGGATAGCGAATAGCTTTATTGGAGGCCTGATTGTTATTGTCACTCGCTTTTTTCCTTACAAAAACGAGTATTATTTGTTCTTTGAACTGCTATGGGTGATTGGTATGTGGAGCTCTGTCTTTGCTTTAACGGAGAAAAAGTTAAAAGAAGCAGAAAAAGAGTCGTATCGTGCATAG
- a CDS encoding PadR family transcriptional regulator, which produces MAKGKSLEELTDPVFYILTALVEPRHGYAIMQNVEEETQGTFKIGPATLYTIIKKLVGAGLIEAEPESDPRRKTYAATAAGITKLEEEVERRKRMVDLGMSVLQGKGRKS; this is translated from the coding sequence ATGGCAAAAGGAAAATCCTTAGAGGAATTAACAGACCCTGTTTTCTATATATTAACAGCTCTTGTCGAACCCAGGCACGGGTATGCAATCATGCAAAATGTGGAGGAAGAAACACAAGGGACGTTCAAGATAGGACCGGCGACACTTTATACCATTATTAAGAAACTAGTAGGCGCTGGACTAATTGAAGCAGAACCAGAAAGCGACCCCAGGCGGAAAACATATGCCGCGACAGCTGCCGGTATAACCAAGCTGGAAGAAGAAGTGGAAAGGCGAAAGCGAATGGTCGACTTAGGTATGTCTGTACTGCAGGGAAAAGGGAGGAAGAGTTAA
- a CDS encoding DUF2812 domain-containing protein, which yields MRKKKYITSGGLAFSEKQDMRKLSQQAARGWHLQDFAFMGYRLVRGEPKHVQYMIDYRTLDTAEEQEYIGMFEESGWTLVCNSYGMYIFQASIDTAPIYTDTDTKQDKLKRASSFIPKSALIWTALTVIAFLIMDPADSWMATIICTILLILAICSVAMTLAFYYRTIKLIRKGDD from the coding sequence ATGAGGAAGAAAAAGTATATAACTTCTGGCGGACTAGCTTTTAGTGAAAAACAAGATATGCGCAAGCTTTCCCAGCAGGCAGCGAGGGGCTGGCATCTGCAGGATTTTGCTTTTATGGGTTACCGGCTCGTTCGAGGGGAGCCCAAGCACGTACAATACATGATTGACTATCGGACGCTGGACACAGCGGAAGAGCAAGAGTATATAGGAATGTTTGAAGAATCAGGCTGGACACTCGTTTGCAATTCTTACGGGATGTATATTTTCCAGGCTTCGATAGATACTGCACCAATTTATACCGATACCGATACAAAACAAGATAAATTGAAGCGCGCTAGCTCGTTTATACCGAAGTCAGCATTGATATGGACTGCGCTTACTGTCATAGCATTCTTGATTATGGATCCTGCTGATAGTTGGATGGCTACTATCATATGCACGATACTACTCATACTTGCAATTTGTAGTGTTGCTATGACACTTGCTTTCTACTATCGCACCATTAAGCTAATCCGGAAGGGTGACGATTAA
- a CDS encoding site-2 protease family protein yields the protein MVRRPLFGSILAVCLLAGVYFLLPNLQADILLLIQLGMAAFLAIALHELGHVIGGKLMGMNFGYFVVGPFYVEKGRKRIRVRENRSWGLFGGVALMLPAPGRTEERHRKDLAMMTISGPIMSLLLSLLTLAIWQLTTIDFFRTCSLFHAVILLATILPLPNGPFQTDGVACYHLFRKTKIGMYKIQTASLMGEMYGSKRPAHWSDSMYKTCRKKMEDAAELKDIFIEAMFVFYVEADKEGIKPAIERLFEQFEMKPNKQLSVYYGPFLEWRMLADVLNGSVNEKKLQQYAAGVSSLSEGTYSRMQAMLVCSKPKEAMIYTKDAFKAYKTLDGFGVLEREWTRMLANRIRKSAEQAVS from the coding sequence ATGGTGAGACGACCACTCTTCGGATCTATTTTGGCCGTTTGTCTTCTGGCAGGAGTATATTTCCTTCTTCCTAATCTGCAGGCGGACATTCTCTTATTGATTCAGCTCGGCATGGCGGCTTTTTTGGCAATCGCACTGCACGAATTGGGTCATGTTATCGGCGGTAAGCTGATGGGCATGAATTTTGGGTATTTTGTTGTTGGTCCGTTTTATGTTGAAAAAGGACGAAAGAGAATAAGGGTGCGGGAAAACCGTAGCTGGGGGTTGTTTGGCGGAGTAGCTTTAATGCTGCCTGCTCCAGGCAGGACGGAAGAGAGACACAGAAAAGACTTAGCGATGATGACGATTAGCGGACCAATTATGAGTCTGTTGCTCAGCTTATTAACACTGGCAATCTGGCAGCTTACAACTATTGATTTCTTCAGGACTTGTAGTTTATTTCATGCAGTCATTCTTTTAGCTACTATTCTGCCACTGCCAAACGGTCCGTTTCAAACAGATGGGGTTGCCTGTTATCATTTATTTAGAAAGACAAAAATAGGCATGTACAAGATTCAAACTGCTAGTTTAATGGGCGAAATGTATGGCTCGAAGCGCCCCGCGCATTGGTCCGATTCTATGTATAAGACATGCCGCAAGAAAATGGAGGATGCAGCTGAACTGAAAGATATTTTTATTGAAGCGATGTTTGTGTTCTATGTGGAAGCTGATAAGGAAGGGATAAAGCCAGCGATTGAACGATTGTTTGAGCAATTTGAGATGAAGCCTAATAAACAGCTTTCCGTTTATTACGGACCATTTTTAGAATGGCGAATGCTGGCTGATGTGCTGAATGGTTCTGTGAATGAGAAGAAGCTTCAGCAGTATGCTGCGGGTGTATCAAGCCTCAGTGAGGGGACATACAGCCGAATGCAGGCGATGCTGGTATGTTCAAAGCCTAAAGAAGCAATGATATATACAAAAGATGCGTTTAAAGCATATAAAACATTGGACGGGTTCGGTGTTTTAGAACGGGAATGGACTCGAATGCTTGCAAACAGAATTCGAAAATCAGCTGAACAGGCTGTTTCGTGA
- a CDS encoding M20 family metallopeptidase — MKMKQVTLEATDLHKQHLINWRRHLHANPELSFQEEQTSQFVYDTLASFGNLELSRPTKTSVMAKLKGAKQGKVIAFRADMDALPIQEETDLSFASTVDGVMHACGHDAHTAILLTVAEILSAKQADISGEIRFLFQHAEELLPGGAKEMVEAGVTDGVDMVYGLHVASQLPSGKVGVIYGPATSNSDQFHVTVKGKGGHSSQPDKTVDPIVIGAQIISNMQSVVSRMTSPNEELVVSITTLQAGEAVNVIPNEVQIGASMRSLKQDVRNNAIQAIERMVKGITEANGASYDFNVIYGYDSVFNEEAATAVAERAIQRRLGEDAVLRGSAIMGGEDFSSFTNAVPGCFVFVGAKEADNPTPAPHHHPHFRIDEAGMEDGVNLFLGIAEELVF, encoded by the coding sequence ATGAAGATGAAACAGGTTACTTTGGAAGCCACAGACTTACACAAACAGCATCTTATAAATTGGAGAAGACATTTACACGCGAATCCGGAACTTTCATTCCAGGAAGAGCAAACCTCCCAATTTGTCTACGATACGCTAGCTAGTTTCGGCAACCTGGAGTTAAGCCGGCCGACAAAAACAAGTGTGATGGCAAAATTGAAAGGTGCAAAGCAAGGAAAGGTAATTGCATTCCGTGCTGATATGGATGCTTTGCCAATCCAAGAAGAAACAGACCTGTCGTTTGCTTCCACAGTTGATGGCGTTATGCATGCATGCGGTCATGATGCGCATACAGCTATCCTGTTAACAGTGGCGGAGATTTTAAGTGCTAAGCAGGCAGACATAAGCGGGGAAATTCGATTTTTATTTCAGCACGCAGAAGAGCTGCTTCCTGGCGGTGCGAAAGAGATGGTAGAAGCAGGCGTTACCGATGGAGTTGATATGGTATATGGTCTGCATGTTGCATCACAGCTGCCTAGCGGCAAAGTGGGTGTTATTTACGGACCTGCTACGTCCAATTCCGATCAGTTTCATGTGACAGTAAAAGGAAAAGGGGGACATTCCTCGCAGCCTGACAAAACGGTCGATCCGATTGTCATCGGTGCGCAAATTATAAGTAATATGCAGTCGGTTGTTTCTCGCATGACAAGTCCGAATGAAGAACTAGTCGTCTCCATCACTACATTACAGGCGGGAGAGGCAGTAAATGTTATTCCGAATGAAGTGCAGATTGGAGCTTCCATGCGTTCCTTGAAACAGGACGTACGGAATAATGCCATTCAAGCAATTGAGCGGATGGTAAAAGGAATAACCGAAGCAAATGGCGCCAGCTACGATTTTAACGTTATCTATGGATATGATTCTGTTTTCAATGAAGAGGCAGCAACAGCTGTTGCGGAACGCGCTATCCAGCGGCGGCTTGGTGAGGATGCAGTACTTCGAGGCAGTGCGATTATGGGTGGCGAAGACTTTTCATCTTTCACCAACGCTGTTCCAGGCTGCTTTGTATTTGTCGGCGCCAAAGAAGCAGACAATCCAACTCCAGCCCCTCATCATCATCCGCATTTCCGGATAGATGAGGCAGGTATGGAAGATGGCGTTAATCTATTTTTAGGTATTGCCGAGGAGCTTGTTTTTTAA